From the genome of Planctomycetia bacterium:
GCTGGTCCAAATCGAGCGGCTGCCGGCTGACGTCGGAGATCCAGCCTCCCGCTTCGGTGACCAGCAAAACTCCCGCGGCAATATCCCAAGGCTTAATAGACGTGGCCCAATAGCCGTCCAGCCGCCCC
Proteins encoded in this window:
- a CDS encoding inositol monophosphatase family protein, whose protein sequence is GRLDGYWATSIKPWDIAAGVLLVTEAGGWISDVSRQPLDLDQPRVLAAATPELAESIAGVLQVPPTA